The genomic region GCTCTGCTCTTTATTTTCATAGGTTTGCACCTGACTGGGTTCTCAGGAAGGACAAACTTGCAAATGTCGTGGATCCTCTCAAGGCCATTCAGATGTTGGCCAACACTCTCTCCATTGTCTTGTAAATAGGTTGTAAAGTTAGctcattttttctttgtttttaagatACATGGCCACaataaatgcatttttgttgcttgatttattcaatttttatcTCTGCAAATTGAATGTGTCTGGGGCCTTCTGCGTGTTCATATGTCAGCTTGCAGCAACAGACGGAGAATTATTTTATTGCTAGCAAACAACACCGCGACACACTGCGGACCAGTGACGATGCATTCTTTGCTAAGTGACATTCATCTGTCATAGCTTCTCAAAAAATGCTAATGGCAGCTGGGTAGTTCCATGACTCCATCAACGCATCGCTGTCGCATATTCAGTACGCCGTCGTGTCTCGCTCCCAAGGCACACCTGAACATGATGACATCATTGTGGCTCGAGTACAACTTACTGGCACCTGCATATCGAAATGTGATTTTGTGTGAGCGCATGAGTTCTCTGTCCACAGTGCAGGGCTCTGCaagaaaaagatttaaaacgtcAGCCTCATTTGAAGTGGATCCTATTTATGGATCTAATGAGTTGAATGCATGGTCAAATTTTGGAGAGCAGCATTTGTTGAAACTTACTGAGGCACTTCATGTCACCAAGCCACTGTCCATTGCTGCAGGTCTTGTAGGGACTCCCTTCCATCACGTAGAAATTCCGGCAAATGTACTCAACCCTCTCATTATGTCTGTAATTGAATTTAGTGACGGATGCCGTGTCCCCATCAGCAAGGTAAGGTGGACGCGTACAGTCCAAAGGAGCTAGAAATATAGTTGATCATctagtcatttttttctttatgtaCAGTAGATTTTTGCCATCAAGTCATGTCATCGTCATAATTTGCTAGTACGTCAACAAGAGAAACACGTAACTAGCCTACCTTCGGTAGACGAATATACCATACTCCCCCACAGCAACAGAAACAGAAGCAGCAACATGGTAGACTTTTCTGCATTTGCTCTTTTTCCAAGGAAAGTTTATACAAGCGTGTtacaacactgtaaacaaaggggAGGTTGCGCAACACAAAAGtacacatttccccactgtcaaGATCAATAATATGACTTACGGAAACAAATGATTTGGAAATGAAgcctttacttgtttacttctggagcacattttcctttcttGTTTTTTATGTTATCCAGAAAAAAGACATCAGTCTTGTTCTTTTTTATTACATATctcctgtcacgtctcgtccccaactgctccactatgtgtctgttgtcttggtttctgtctgtgtgctcgcccctcccctcctgtgtgcccatgatcagtgtgattattgccacctgcctctcgttacctgtcgtgtatataagtcctgtctgcccctcactccctgtcggatcattggttgtggttgttcggtgttggatttacgttgtgtgttcctgtcatgaggtcttttttggttcctgttgtcgtCCGGTCTTGCCGTTGTCATGTCCTGATGTCGTCTGGTTTCACGTCACGGTCATTCATTCATGTTATTGTGGTTACGTCGTGTCAGTTTGCCTGTTTTGAGTTCACcattaaaccctggtccaagctgcacttggtcgtcctgctccatgccccacCCCTGACCGTGACATCTCCTCCCTTATATGAATCCATTTGAGGACTCACCATTCTAACGAACGACCACACCAATCTGTATTATTTTCAGTGAAATTATATTTTATTGTGACACATGGTTTGGGATCGATATACATCAGAATTTACGGATAGGTTCTTACAAATGCCGAAGTACACACAAAAAGTAAGTCCTCTGACTTCAGAAATATTCCTCAGGATAGGAAAATTCCCACATGAGAAGCAacagacagttttttttttcaaatgtatttattgaaaacaaacagGCAAGGGAGCGACACTGCGCACAGTAGATGTTTCTTGACATTCATCTGTCCCAACTTCACAGCTACTGGCAGGTCGGCAGTTCCATGGCTCCATCGATGCACTTCTGTCGCATATTCAGCGCGCCGTTATGTCTTTTTCCAGGAGTACACCTGAACTCGATTTCATCATCATGGGCAGAATACAACTTATCGTCACGGGTGTATCGGAATGCAATATTGTACATGCTCATTAGTTCTCTGTTGACTGTGCAGGGCTCTGCAAGAAAAAGATTGTATTCATCAAGTAATGCACTTGCTATTTTCAAAACAACTAGTTGAACTTCGTAGAGGCTTACTGAGGCATGTGATGTCGCCAAGCCATTGTCCATTGCTGCAGGTCTTCTCGGGCCCCCCTTTCATTACGTAGTAATTCTGGCAAATATACTTGACCTTGTCATTATGGTTGTAACTGAATTTGGTAGAGACTGCTGTGTCCCCACCGGCAAGGTGAGGTGGACGCTCACATTGCAAAGGGGCTAGAAGCAGTGGGACAAAAAGAGCTGCTCAGTATTTTGCTGCATCTTTATCGTTGTCAACAATAAACATTACCTCCACATGTTGGAAAGGGATTGCTCCACTGGCCATTGGACAGACATTCCACCTCTGCTTTTCCTTGAAGCAACTGACTACGAAGGGGGCAGTAAAACTTCAATTTTTGTCCCTTTTGTACTTGCGTGTCTCTGACATGAGTGCTCAAGCGAACACTGTTGGGGATGCCCGTGAGCTGGCATGGTTCTATTttcaggagaaaagaaaaatcattcAATCAGAGCGAAGACTGCCTTGTTGGGCTTCTGAACTATGGCACTGAGTCAAGGTTTACTAACGCCACCGTGAACCTGAGACTCAAAGCATACCAGCGCATGTTGGGAAAGGGTTGTTCCACTGCCCGCTCGGTAAGCATTCAATATCTTCAGATCCATCCAAGGTATAATCATCACCGCAGCGAAACCTTAACTTATGTCCGATTTCAATTGTTTGAATCCCCGGTTGCAACCCGTGAGCCGTAAGCTGAGGGTGTAGCGCTCCGACTTTACAAGCAATGTCTGGGCATAGAAAAAGATgatcaaaatgaaaaatgtttccTCTTGATAGGCAGttgtaaaagaaaaatgatATGATAGGAAAGTACGAAGTTGTTGTCGGTGTTACCTTCACAAGATGGGAACGGCTTATCCCAAACTCCATCTCGACCACATATTACCAGCGGGCTGCCGCTCAGTTGCTTCCCGGGAAGGTCACAGCTAAATGTGAGGTAGCGATCAGGAAGGACGCCCTCTTCATTGTCTGGTAAACCGTTGATTGTGATCCCTCTCTGCGCGGGCGGTTGCTCACACCTCAAAGCTGGACACACGTAACAAGTTTGTCAGCATACCGtgatatttttttgtcattaatcCACAATGTGACCATTGGAGTCCCACAAGAAACAGTACTCAGCCCTCTATTGTTTGGGTTTGAgcgaaacaaaatattttttccaaaatagAGACTCAAGTCACTAAGTCATCAATCATCGACTGCTTATTTTGAAGACTTACGTTCACATATCGGCACGTGGTTGGTCCATTTGTCCAGCAAACAGGTCCTGGTATCGATCTTACTCACCATTTGATAACTACAAAGAGTTGAGAGAAGAAGGCAATGAAGATTGtgacaaaatatatataatcacCATTGTTACAATCTCATGAATGCCTTTCTGACTTTATCTTTGTGCACCTACCCCACATTGCAAAAGTATTTGATAGTTGCCCCAAAAACAAAGTCGTCCCCCTGGACAATTTCATAATAGCCATTGGGAATGCTTTCAGGAAGTGGACATGGCTTCACTGCAATGAAGAAAAACACTTTGTAAAACAAATGTAAGATTTGCTCTCTTAGGATTATTGATTCAATTGAATGATGTCCCCTCACTTTGCACCCCATATTTTACAGCAACCATTTTTTAGACTCACAGAAGCAAAGTCCTTGATGGACTGCCGCCCAGCCGTCACGTGTACATTTATACCTGATGGGGAGCCCTGACAGGTAACCAGTCTCGCAAATGAAAAGTATCACATCTTCTTCTTGAAACTCAGTCTTTGTGACCTCTGACATGTGGCCGTGCGGAACCTCTGGCAGCGTTGCGCATGCTAACAAACAGCAACACAAGTTAAGCTGACAACTTGCTTAACTTGGAAACACAAGCAACTGTAACTTGTTTATGTCCTTTTCGTAAGTTCATCAAATACACTTCTCTCATcagccacaatattaggtagaCTTGCACCATCTAATCCAAGAGCTCGatgaaaatattttgcttttgcaAAGACATTTTCCTTTAAGTCTTCTTTCCATTTGATCTCATTCATTCATGGAGCAAAAATTAGAAACAACACAGTGAATGCGGCTGTACAGCATTACAACAAGGGACATTGTTGACTTCATCTTGGACGGAGTAAAAGCGTTCGGTGCaactgtacctaataaagtgtccgGTCAAGCAAAGCCAAATAGCTACAGCGTCACATACAGCAAGATCTTCAAATAGCGCCACTTTCCTCTAGAtccaaaacataaaaacaattaaCCTCCCTCAATCTGAACATGCTGCAGAAGTAAAAAAGCCTACCTTACCATTCTCAGACAAGGACACTCTCACATTGCCCCAAAGTTGTAGAAGCAAAAGTAATAGCTGCAGTCGCATAGTGGCTTGCAGCTGGCAATCAGAGCTGGGGCCAAAACCTTTGACTAATGTGGAAAGTCCTCAGCTGTGGGAGCACTGAGAGTCAAAACATGGACTACCCGCTGGGATTGCGGAAAATGGAAGAACCGAACGTGATGCATTCAAGCACTCTGCACACACTGCCCCCCACCCTGTGTGATTGTTTGCTTGCTTGAGCAACTCTGACATTTCCACTCAAGTTTACACACGGTAACGCTGGCGCAATCCTAGTCAATATCCTGACTGTCTTTGCCTCCACACCAAATGTGTCCTGAGAGACTGACCAACATCGTCAAGAAAGAACAAAAGCAGATTTTCCCTGGCATAAGGACAGAAACATATCCTCGATTATGTACAGCATTCCTTTTCACCGACAAATTTAAATTCGTTTGGCATTGAAAAAGCTGCACATATGAAATGTTTGTATTCATCTGATGACTCCATCTGAGTCCAGTTTTGACTAAGCCTAACCCTGGCATGAGGACAAGAGAGTGCAAAGTCCCTTGCAAAAAGTGCTTGCGTACTCAGCAATACAACAAACTGAACAAACTGTTTATTTACACTCCACCCGCTCATATTTCAATACTAACTTTGTCGTTCTTTCTATTTGAATTTTTGAAACATATCAATCAGTTATATTGAGGGAAATCTGTACTTTAAGCTTATACTCCGTGCACTGCACAACGTGTACCACAATGGAGATCACGTGGTATTACAATGCAAAGTATTTTGGTTCAGACGTTGGTGTTTTGAAGCCAGGTTTGACTTAAGGTTATTCAATATTTATTGTATTAATTATGAAGGAACACCGTAACACCTGGTAGAGAGAGATGGGAAAATGAGGCTTCATGAACCAATTGAGGTATTTTAAGTGAAACTCTTTTTCTGCACAAGAAACTAGCAAAAATGACAACAGTTATTTATTCTCAGTTTCTGCCCAGTGGAGGGAAGAGGCCCGAGTAGATTTGCCCCCTGATAGCACAAATCCGTATTTTCCCTCATTTTGTACACATAAATCAACAACCGACAACAACAAGCGAGCTTGGCTGGCTCTAATGACAGGACAGAATTAAGTGGGCCGTACAGAGGTAGACATTAAACTAgtaaaaatgacagcaatactTCCATTTCTgacattttattattaattgCATCCGAATAGTAAATTACTCAATTTCTTCAGCATTCAACATAAGGATCATGGAAATGGTGCGACGGAACAATCTCCACCCAGATTTTCCTCCTATTGCTGGCCGCCAGCCACCCCAAAACAACACCAAAttgatattattgttatttcagCTCTTTGGCCTTTCAGCATCTCCTTCCCTAATTGGAAGCTGTGGAGGAAAGATTGGGTGTTGAGATTCCttaaatgcaaaacaaaatcGGGCTTGAAAAATCACAAGAGAGCTGTTGATTCTACATAAATCCTACTACATACACACATTTTTGCACCCACAGGTATTCCAGACACTGCCTCAAGACTTTCACCCATGTGAGAACCCCATATCCGCCATGCTTCATTCGGTTCTTCAAGTGgtgcctcctgaacgaaatactACTTGCGCTTGTCCTTACCTCCACACCGAATGGCTTCGTTCCACTGGCCATCTACGCAGGTCGCTGAGCCGCCACTTTTTTCACTGGGTTGTCTGCAGTGGTACTCTATGACCTCACCGTTGCTGTATTTCTCTTTATTGTCACCGAAGGTCATGATTTGGTCCACAGTTCTGGGCTTGGAGCAGTATGCTAGAAATCCAAGCAAAATATTGTCAAGTTGGAGCTCCAACGATGAAAAGTAGCTGCCTGTTCTCTCTTCACACTTTGACTTACGTGAACACTTGATGTCCCCCATGTCCCACTGGCTGTTTTGACACGTGATTGTGTCCGTTCCTTCCATCATGAAGTTCTCCCGACACTTGAAGGTTACTTTCGAGTCAGACAAGTATTCCCGCTGAAATGCCGTCAAAATGACGGCGTTCTCAACTTTAGGAGGCGGGCTGCAGGTTCCGGCAACAACTGCAGAGCATAAAATAGTCGAAAACAACTCCTTTGTGTAAATGTATCATTAAAAAAGAATTGTGAAGGTGACTCACGAGTGCAGATTGAGTTAAAGGGTAAACCATTGGAATCCCATTTTCCATCCACACACAATAAACGTTCAATCTGACTTTGGTATCCATTCCTGCAAATAATCTGGAGGCTGTCAACTTCTCCATGTCTCTGCCTTTCGTGTTTGATTTTGGCATTGGCAATCGCAGGTATCTCCCTGCACTTATTGCTTTCTGCGGAAGAAAGACGTTTCAATGGTGGCTTGAAGAAAAATATACAACATTACTGGCAAGTCTATAAATCAAGCTTGAGATTGCAAACGCTGGGCATCAGATCGGATGCGACAAAATTCCATTCTTGACCTGAGAGGAGTTGACCCTTACCCACGCATTGTTCCAGCCCATACCACAGACCGTCGATGCATTTGGCTTGACCCCACCACCCTTTGGTGGAAAGCTTATAGCCTTCGTCGCACGTGTAGTAGAGCGTGTCTTCCGCCGGACGGACAGCAAAGCCGTGGAGCACATCAGGTTGGAGACATGCTGAGAAGAAGAAAGTCATCAAATGCAGTCAAAGCACGTTTTTGAGCCACGCCAAGGCCTTTCTACCTGAACAGTTCTGAATGCCAGTCCAACCGTCAAAATCACACTTGACGGTGAACCGTCGATCGGCATCATTTGCGCAGGCGTATTGCACACGGTCGCCTTGGTCGTAAAAGGCCTTCTGATTGCGGATAACGTTTGCATTGCTGAGCTCCAGTTGTTTGCATTGGTGTCCTGAATGAAGGCAAAGCGGGAAA from Syngnathus scovelli strain Florida chromosome 10, RoL_Ssco_1.2, whole genome shotgun sequence harbors:
- the LOC125968351 gene encoding complement factor H-like: MKAISQSCVLLLWMHTLTFVKCRDCTLEAFRNGPLFDANFDTTGMEDKYQNKQQVRVSCAVGHTGFFRLICNDGAWDSRGIKCQPKSCGHPGESMNANFKLVQGDDFVFGSQVQYTCNEGYQMVSRINNRRCMTDGWSGTIPICEAIRCPVINVEDNVEVIGDPEEANFGNVLRFGCKNRHEILIGSAEMSCDENGDWSSPPPKCEVVKCTVPAIANGFVTGRVQEYKEDEILSYECNLNYKRAEGRPSVCTKSGIRAEWSPRPACELIRCRVTLPPIRGTSYQPSQITIFSVGATLTVTCEDSYWISTPKQTSAVSTCKSDGKWTIRPVCQEVTCPNEMHGSVLRWDIHWRQRVRMGTLVDFTCRSGFRRTDGASQVKCTRDGWIPNPPCQEITCNSNDIRSANIDGDKQIYRNYETAHFTCKGSQDQFSLTCSADGWRGNVYCRGHQCKQLELSNANVIRNQKAFYDQGDRVQYACANDADRRFTVKCDFDGWTGIQNCSACLQPDVLHGFAVRPAEDTLYYTCDEGYKLSTKGWWGQAKCIDGLWYGLEQCVESNKCREIPAIANAKIKHERQRHGEVDSLQIICRNGYQSQIERLLCVDGKWDSNGLPFNSICTLVAGTCSPPPKVENAVILTAFQREYLSDSKVTFKCRENFMMEGTDTITCQNSQWDMGDIKCSPYCSKPRTVDQIMTFGDNKEKYSNGEVIEYHCRQPSEKSGGSATCVDGQWNEAIRCGVKPCPLPESIPNGYYEIVQGDDFVFGATIKYFCNVGYQMVSKIDTRTCLLDKWTNHVPICEPLRCEQPPAQRGITINGLPDNEEGVLPDRYLTFSCDLPGKQLSGSPLVICGRDGVWDKPFPSCEDIACKVGALHPQLTAHGLQPGIQTIEIGHKLRFRCGDDYTLDGSEDIECLPSGQWNNPFPTCAEPCQLTGIPNSVRLSTHVRDTQVQKGQKLKFYCPLRSQLLQGKAEVECLSNGQWSNPFPTCGAPLQCERPPHLAGGDTAVSTKFSYNHNDKVKYICQNYYVMKGGPEKTCSNGQWLGDITCLKPCTVNRELMSMYNIAFRYTRDDKLYSAHDDEIEFRCTPGKRHNGALNMRQKCIDGAMELPTCQ